In Desulfosediminicola ganghwensis, a single window of DNA contains:
- a CDS encoding FmdB family zinc ribbon protein — MPIYEFYCDSCNVIFNFFSSRIDTTTRPDCPRCGKKDLARQVSKFATIRSQGSEETDALAGLDETKMEQAFESIMREAEGINDDDPRQMASLMRNFTRQTGLNLGDAMEEAISRMEAGEDPDQIEQEMGDVLGDDDFNLDSLQKKVRSAGAPPIKDETLYPLQRVEN; from the coding sequence ATGCCGATTTATGAATTTTATTGCGATTCATGCAATGTTATCTTTAACTTTTTCTCTTCGAGAATAGACACCACTACCCGCCCGGATTGTCCCAGGTGCGGCAAAAAAGATTTGGCCAGACAGGTGTCAAAGTTCGCAACTATCCGGTCCCAAGGCTCCGAAGAAACAGATGCTCTGGCAGGCCTGGATGAGACAAAGATGGAGCAAGCCTTTGAGTCGATAATGCGAGAGGCTGAAGGAATTAATGATGACGATCCTCGCCAGATGGCCTCTCTGATGCGTAATTTCACCAGGCAAACCGGTTTGAATCTGGGAGATGCAATGGAAGAGGCAATCAGCAGGATGGAGGCTGGTGAAGATCCCGACCAGATAGAGCAGGAGATGGGTGATGTGCTGGGGGATGACGATTTCAACCTTGATTCACTGCAAAAGAAGGTTCGTTCAGCTGGCGCTCCCCCTATTAAGGACGAAACATTGTATCCCCTGCAACGGGTAGAAAACTGA
- the aroB gene encoding 3-dehydroquinate synthase, which produces MAELRVGLGDRSYPIHIEPGCLDRVGAELSKSRIGNRYAVVSDSNVAKLYGERLLNILDSAGISARMFTFVAGEENKTMATVTDLASQLARAGYDRHDAIIALGGGVTGDIAGFLASAYMRGIPFIQIPTTLLSQVDSSVGGKTGVDLPEGKNLVGAFYQPRAVYIDTEVLQTLDDQELLGGLAEVIKYGVIWDEGFFMFLEKERERIFSLAPEVIVDMITRCCAIKAEVVAEDEREGGLRKILNYGHTIGHAVEGASSFQLIHGLAVSIGMVAAARLSILKGTLAQDVLDRITSILISYGMPTEIPGDLDRAEIKRYLKTDKKAVSGKVQFVLPDKIGSTYITDDVSVDLIDQVLN; this is translated from the coding sequence ATGGCTGAGTTGCGTGTGGGGCTCGGAGATCGGAGTTACCCCATCCATATAGAACCGGGATGTCTCGATAGAGTTGGTGCTGAACTGTCAAAAAGTAGAATCGGCAACAGGTATGCAGTGGTCAGTGACAGCAATGTAGCAAAGCTCTATGGCGAGCGCTTGCTGAATATTCTCGATAGCGCCGGTATCAGCGCCAGGATGTTCACCTTTGTTGCTGGAGAGGAGAACAAGACCATGGCTACCGTGACTGATCTTGCCAGTCAGCTTGCCCGGGCAGGGTATGATCGGCATGATGCGATTATCGCGTTGGGCGGTGGCGTGACCGGTGATATCGCAGGATTTCTCGCCTCGGCCTACATGCGAGGGATTCCTTTTATCCAGATTCCTACAACCCTGCTTTCCCAGGTGGATAGCTCTGTTGGCGGCAAGACTGGTGTAGATCTACCGGAGGGGAAAAATCTCGTAGGTGCTTTCTATCAGCCAAGAGCAGTGTATATAGACACTGAGGTGTTGCAGACACTTGATGACCAGGAATTGCTCGGTGGACTTGCCGAAGTCATTAAATATGGCGTAATTTGGGATGAAGGTTTTTTTATGTTTCTGGAAAAAGAACGTGAAAGGATTTTTTCCCTGGCCCCTGAGGTGATTGTTGATATGATTACCAGGTGTTGCGCAATAAAGGCAGAGGTAGTTGCTGAAGATGAGCGGGAAGGTGGTTTGAGAAAAATCTTGAACTACGGTCACACCATAGGTCACGCAGTTGAAGGAGCTTCCAGCTTTCAGCTTATCCACGGACTTGCTGTCTCTATAGGCATGGTGGCCGCTGCTCGATTGAGTATATTGAAGGGGACTTTAGCCCAGGATGTTCTGGATCGTATAACCAGTATCCTGATCTCTTATGGTATGCCGACTGAGATTCCAGGAGATCTTGACCGAGCCGAAATAAAACGATATCTCAAAACCGACAAGAAGGCTGTTTCTGGCAAAGTGCAATTTGTACTGCCTGATAAAATCGGTTCCACCTATATAACCGATGACGTGAGTGTGGATTTGATCGACCAGGTGCTTAATTGA
- the sat gene encoding sulfate adenylyltransferase, with translation MSKLVAPHGGKGLVCCLLEGAELEAEKAKAAGLKQVEISDRAKGDLIMMGIGGFSPLDGFMTKADWKGVCESFQMADGTFWPVPITLDVSAADAADIAEGSEIALVKDGEVFATMTVNEKFEMTEADKKWECEKVFMGEGEESVDGKFWEIAPEDHPGVIMVMAQKEFNLAGPVKVLSQGEYPAEYPGVYLTPAETRAMFEERGWANVASLQLRNPMHRSHEYLCKIAVEVCDGVLIHSLIGNLKPGDIPAPVRVKAIDILIENYFVKENVISAGYPLDMRYAGPREGLLHATFRQNYGVNNMLIGRDHAGVGDFYGLFEAQEIFDRIPTTGDAAKDLLCKPMKIDWTFYCHKCDGMASLRTCNHDKESRVILSGTKLRKALSDGAEIVDHFGRDEVLVHLRAYYEGLTEKVEVKMQGAASGDAM, from the coding sequence ACACGGCGGAAAAGGTCTTGTATGCTGCCTCCTCGAAGGCGCAGAACTCGAAGCAGAGAAAGCAAAAGCTGCTGGCCTGAAGCAGGTAGAGATTTCTGATCGTGCCAAAGGCGACCTGATCATGATGGGTATTGGTGGTTTTTCCCCTCTGGATGGTTTCATGACTAAAGCTGATTGGAAGGGCGTATGTGAGAGCTTTCAGATGGCTGATGGCACCTTCTGGCCTGTACCGATTACTCTTGATGTAAGCGCTGCTGATGCTGCCGACATCGCTGAAGGTTCTGAGATCGCACTCGTTAAAGATGGTGAAGTTTTCGCTACCATGACTGTCAACGAGAAGTTCGAGATGACAGAAGCTGACAAGAAGTGGGAATGTGAGAAAGTATTCATGGGTGAAGGCGAAGAGTCTGTAGATGGTAAGTTCTGGGAGATCGCACCTGAAGATCATCCTGGCGTTATCATGGTAATGGCTCAGAAAGAATTCAACCTTGCTGGTCCTGTTAAAGTTCTCTCCCAGGGCGAGTATCCTGCAGAGTACCCAGGCGTATACCTGACCCCAGCTGAGACCCGTGCAATGTTCGAAGAGCGTGGCTGGGCTAACGTTGCTTCTCTGCAGCTCCGTAACCCAATGCATCGTTCCCATGAGTACCTCTGCAAGATCGCTGTTGAGGTATGTGACGGTGTTCTGATTCACTCCCTGATCGGTAACCTCAAGCCAGGCGATATCCCTGCACCTGTTCGTGTTAAGGCTATCGACATCCTGATCGAGAACTACTTTGTTAAAGAGAACGTAATCTCTGCTGGTTACCCACTGGATATGCGTTACGCCGGTCCTCGCGAAGGTCTGCTCCATGCTACCTTCCGTCAGAACTACGGTGTTAACAACATGCTGATCGGTCGTGACCACGCTGGTGTTGGTGACTTCTACGGTCTGTTCGAGGCTCAGGAAATATTTGATCGCATCCCGACCACCGGTGATGCTGCCAAAGATCTGCTGTGTAAGCCAATGAAGATCGACTGGACCTTCTACTGTCACAAGTGTGATGGTATGGCTTCTCTCCGTACCTGTAACCATGACAAAGAGTCCCGCGTTATTCTTTCTGGTACCAAACTCCGTAAAGCTCTTTCTGATGGTGCTGAGATCGTTGACCACTTTGGTCGTGACGAAGTTCTCGTACACCTCCGCGCTTACTACGAGGGTCTGACCGAGAAAGTTGAAGTTAAGATGCAGGGTGCAGCCTCTGGCGACGCTATGTAA